In Streptomyces seoulensis, the following are encoded in one genomic region:
- a CDS encoding DUF475 domain-containing protein produces MLLKTFGWSFAITAIGLVAAVLYGGWQGFGIVAILSVLEISLSFDNAVVNAGILKKMNAFWQKIFLTVGVLIAVFGMRLVFPVVIVAISAKMGPIEAVNLALNNKDRYQELVTDAHPAIAAFGGMFLLMIFLDFIFEERDIQWLRWIERPLAKLGKVDMLSVCIAMIVLLITSFTFATHAHQHGGAHADKAQTVLIAGIAGLITYMVVGGLSGYFEDKLEAEEEAENEAEEEAARSGKPRSAVKLAGQAAFFMFLYLEVLDASFSFDGVIGAFAITNDIVLMALGLGIGAMYVRSLTVYLVRQGTLDDYVYLEHGAHYAIGALAVILMVTIQYQINEVITGLVGVVLIAWSFWSSVRRNRALAAAGGDAGSSEKTEISSGV; encoded by the coding sequence GTGCTTCTGAAAACCTTCGGCTGGTCTTTCGCGATCACCGCGATCGGCCTGGTCGCTGCGGTCCTCTACGGGGGGTGGCAGGGCTTCGGCATCGTGGCGATCCTTTCCGTCCTCGAGATCTCGCTGTCCTTCGACAACGCGGTGGTCAACGCCGGAATCCTGAAGAAGATGAATGCCTTCTGGCAGAAGATCTTCCTCACCGTCGGCGTGCTCATCGCGGTCTTCGGCATGCGGCTGGTCTTCCCCGTCGTCATTGTCGCCATCAGCGCCAAGATGGGCCCGATCGAGGCCGTCAATCTCGCGCTGAACAACAAGGACCGCTATCAGGAACTCGTCACCGACGCCCACCCGGCCATCGCCGCGTTCGGTGGCATGTTCCTGCTGATGATCTTCCTCGACTTCATCTTCGAGGAGCGGGACATCCAGTGGCTGCGCTGGATCGAGCGGCCGCTGGCCAAGCTCGGCAAGGTCGACATGCTGTCGGTCTGCATCGCGATGATCGTCCTGCTGATCACCTCCTTCACCTTCGCCACCCACGCCCACCAGCACGGCGGCGCCCATGCCGACAAGGCCCAGACGGTGCTGATCGCGGGCATCGCGGGTCTGATCACGTACATGGTCGTCGGCGGTCTCTCCGGGTACTTCGAGGACAAGCTGGAGGCCGAGGAGGAGGCCGAGAACGAGGCCGAGGAGGAGGCCGCCCGCTCCGGCAAGCCACGCTCGGCGGTCAAGCTGGCCGGCCAGGCCGCGTTCTTCATGTTCCTGTACCTGGAAGTCCTGGACGCGTCCTTCTCCTTCGACGGTGTGATCGGCGCCTTCGCCATCACCAACGACATCGTCCTGATGGCGCTGGGCCTCGGCATCGGCGCGATGTACGTCCGTTCGCTGACCGTCTACCTGGTCCGCCAGGGCACCCTGGACGACTACGTCTACCTGGAGCACGGCGCCCACTACGCGATCGGCGCCCTGGCCGTGATCCTCATGGTCACCATCCAGTACCAGATCAACGAGGTCATCACCGGCCTGGTCGGCGTCGTCCTGATCGCCTGGTCCTTCTGGTCCTCGGTCCGCCGCAACCGCGCCCTCGCGGCCGCCGGGGGCGACGCCGGGTCGAGCGAGAAGACGGAGATCTCCTCCGGGGTGTAG
- a CDS encoding TerD family protein, with amino-acid sequence MGVTLAKGGNVSLSKAAPNLTNVMIGLGWDARSTTGAAFDLDASALLCGAGNRVLGDEYFVFYNQLTSPEGSVEHTGDNLTGEGEGDDESILVDLSQVPPQCEKIIFPVSIHMADERNQSFGQVANAFIRVVNRSDDQELARYDLSEDASTETAMIFGELYRYQGEWKFRAVGQGYASGLRGIALDFGVNVS; translated from the coding sequence ATGGGTGTCACGCTCGCCAAGGGAGGCAATGTCTCCCTCTCCAAGGCCGCGCCGAATCTCACGAACGTCATGATCGGGCTCGGCTGGGACGCCCGCTCCACCACCGGCGCCGCCTTCGACCTGGACGCCAGCGCCCTGCTGTGCGGCGCCGGGAACCGGGTGCTCGGGGACGAGTACTTCGTCTTCTACAACCAGCTCACCAGCCCCGAGGGCTCGGTCGAGCACACCGGCGACAACCTCACCGGTGAGGGCGAGGGCGACGACGAATCGATTCTGGTGGACCTTTCCCAGGTGCCGCCGCAGTGCGAGAAGATCATTTTCCCGGTCTCGATCCATATGGCGGACGAGCGCAACCAGTCCTTCGGCCAGGTCGCCAACGCTTTCATCCGGGTGGTCAACCGGTCCGACGACCAGGAACTCGCGCGCTACGACCTCAGCGAGGACGCCTCGACCGAAACGGCCATGATCTTCGGCGAGCTCTACCGGTATCAGGGCGAATGGAAGTTCCGTGCGGTCGGACAGGGGTACGCGTCCGGACTTCGGGGCATCGCTCTAGACTTCGGAGTCAACGTTTCGTAA
- a CDS encoding TerD family protein, translated as MGVSLSKGGNVSLTKEAPGLTAVIVGLGWDVRTTTGTDFDLDASALLLNNAGKVASDQNFVFFNNLKSPDGSVEHTGDNLTGEGEGDDEQIKIDLAGVPADVEKIVFPVSIYEAENRQQSFGQVRNAFIRVVNQAGGQELARYDLSEDASTETAMVFGELYRNGPEWKFRAIGQGYASGLRGIAQDFGVNV; from the coding sequence GTGGGAGTCAGCCTCAGCAAGGGTGGCAACGTCTCGCTGACCAAGGAGGCTCCCGGCCTGACCGCCGTCATCGTCGGTCTGGGCTGGGACGTGCGCACCACGACCGGCACCGACTTCGACCTCGACGCCAGCGCACTGCTGCTGAACAACGCCGGCAAGGTCGCCAGCGACCAGAACTTCGTCTTCTTCAACAACCTCAAGAGCCCCGACGGCTCGGTCGAGCACACCGGCGACAACCTCACCGGTGAGGGCGAGGGCGACGACGAGCAGATCAAGATCGACCTCGCCGGCGTCCCGGCCGACGTGGAGAAGATCGTCTTCCCGGTCTCGATCTACGAGGCCGAGAACCGCCAGCAGTCCTTCGGCCAGGTCCGCAACGCGTTCATCCGCGTGGTGAACCAGGCGGGCGGCCAGGAACTCGCGCGCTACGACCTCAGCGAGGACGCCTCCACCGAGACCGCCATGGTCTTCGGTGAGCTGTACCGCAACGGCCCGGAGTGGAAGTTCCGCGCCATCGGCCAGGGCTACGCCTCGGGCCTGCGCGGCATCGCCCAGGACTTCGGCGTCAACGTCTGA
- a CDS encoding peroxiredoxin: protein MALQVGDEAPDFELKDNHGRTVRLSDFRGEKNVVLLFYPFAFTGVCTGELCELRDNLPQFTDRDTQLLAVSNDSMHTLRVFGEQEGLEYPLLSDFWPHGNVSRAYGVFDEDKGCAVRGTFILDKTGTVRWTVVNGLPDARDLTEYVKALDTL, encoded by the coding sequence ATGGCGCTCCAGGTCGGCGACGAGGCACCCGACTTCGAACTGAAGGACAACCACGGCCGCACCGTACGGCTCTCCGACTTCCGGGGCGAGAAGAACGTGGTGCTGCTCTTCTACCCCTTCGCCTTCACCGGCGTCTGCACCGGTGAACTGTGCGAGCTGCGTGACAACCTTCCGCAGTTCACCGACCGCGACACCCAGCTGCTCGCCGTCTCCAACGACTCCATGCACACCCTGCGCGTCTTCGGCGAGCAGGAGGGCCTGGAATACCCGCTGCTCAGCGACTTCTGGCCGCACGGCAACGTGAGCCGCGCCTACGGCGTCTTCGACGAGGACAAGGGGTGCGCCGTGCGCGGCACCTTCATCCTGGACAAGACGGGCACCGTGCGCTGGACGGTCGTCAACGGCCTTCCCGACGCCCGTGACCTGACCGAGTACGTGAAGGCGCTCGACACCCTGTGA
- a CDS encoding DUF3052 domain-containing protein, whose product MSATADHAEERTNPAARLGFQPGQVVQEIGYDEDVDQELREAIEEAVEGDLMDEEYDDVADAVVLWFRDDDGDLTDVLVDATTYIEEGGAILLLTPKTGRTGYVEPSDISEAATTAGLTASKSVSVGKDWSGSRLATPKAAKSGKR is encoded by the coding sequence GTGAGCGCGACCGCGGACCACGCGGAGGAGCGGACGAACCCTGCCGCCAGGCTGGGGTTCCAGCCCGGACAGGTGGTCCAGGAGATCGGCTACGACGAGGACGTCGATCAGGAGCTCCGCGAGGCCATCGAGGAAGCCGTCGAAGGCGACCTGATGGACGAGGAATACGACGACGTGGCCGACGCCGTTGTGCTGTGGTTCCGTGATGACGACGGAGACCTCACCGATGTACTCGTGGATGCCACCACGTACATCGAAGAGGGCGGCGCCATCCTGCTTCTGACGCCGAAGACCGGCCGTACGGGGTACGTGGAGCCGAGCGACATCTCGGAGGCCGCAACCACCGCAGGGCTGACCGCTTCGAAGAGCGTCAGCGTCGGCAAGGACTGGAGTGGCTCGCGTCTGGCGACGCCGAAGGCCGCCAAGTCCGGCAAGCGTTAG
- the aceE gene encoding pyruvate dehydrogenase (acetyl-transferring), homodimeric type produces MASGSDRNPIIIGGLPSQVPDFDPEETQEWLDSLDAAVDERGRERARYLMLRLIERAREKRVAVPEMRSTDYVNTIPTKSEPFFPGNEEIERRILNATRWNAAVMVSRAQRPGIGVGGHIATFASSASLYDVGFNHFFRGKDGGDGGDQVFFQGHASPGIYARAYLLDRLSENQLDGFRQEHSKFPDGLSSYPHPRSMPDFWEFPTVSMGLGPLGAIYQARMNRYMEARGIADTSGSHVWAFLGDGEMDEPESLGQLSIAAREGLDNLTFVVNCNLQRLDGPVRGNGKIIQELESQFRGAGWNVIKLVWDRSWDPLLAQDRDGVLVNRMNTTPDGQFQTYATESGAYIRDHFFGDDHRLRAMVENMTDDQILHLGRGGHDHRKIYAAFKAAKEHKGQPTVILAKTVKGWTLGPNFEGRNATHQMKKLTVDDLKGFRDRLHLPITDKELESGAPPYYHPGRNSEEMQYMHDRRTSLGGYVPTRVVRSKPLALPDEKAYASVKKGSGQQSIATTMAFVRLLKDLMRDKEIGKRFVLIAPDEYRTFGMDSFFPSAKIYNPLGQQYESVDRELLLAYKESPTGQMLHDGISEAGCTASLIAAGSAYATHGEPLIPVYVFYSMFGFQRTGDQFWQMADQLSRGFVLGATAGRTTLTGEGLQHADGHSQLLASTNPACVAYDPAYGYEIAHIVEDGLRRMYGGDEEHPHGEDVFYYLTVYNEPIQHPAEPDGVDVEGILKGIHRLSEGSGGSVPAQIMASGVAVPWALEAQRILADEWDVRADVWSATSWSELRREAVACEEHNMLHPEEEQRVPFVTRKLGGAEGPFVAVSDWMRSVPDQIARWVPGPYQSLGADGFGFADTRGAARRFFHIDAQSIVVGVLTELAKEGKVDRSVLKQAIDRYQLLDVKAAAPGAAGGDA; encoded by the coding sequence GTGGCTTCCGGTTCCGATCGCAATCCGATCATCATTGGCGGCCTTCCGAGTCAGGTTCCTGACTTCGATCCCGAGGAAACGCAGGAGTGGCTCGACTCCCTCGACGCCGCCGTGGACGAACGTGGCCGGGAGCGGGCCAGGTATCTCATGCTGCGGCTGATCGAACGGGCCCGCGAGAAGCGCGTGGCCGTGCCCGAGATGCGCAGCACGGACTACGTCAACACGATCCCCACCAAGAGCGAGCCCTTCTTCCCCGGCAACGAGGAGATCGAGCGCCGCATCCTCAACGCCACCCGCTGGAACGCGGCCGTGATGGTCTCGCGGGCCCAGCGTCCCGGCATCGGCGTGGGCGGCCACATCGCCACCTTCGCCTCCTCCGCGTCCCTCTACGACGTGGGCTTCAACCACTTCTTCCGGGGCAAGGACGGCGGTGACGGCGGGGACCAGGTCTTCTTCCAGGGCCACGCCTCGCCGGGCATCTACGCCCGCGCGTATCTGCTGGACCGGCTCTCGGAGAACCAGCTCGACGGATTCCGGCAGGAGCACTCCAAGTTCCCGGACGGGCTCTCCAGCTACCCCCACCCGCGCTCGATGCCGGACTTCTGGGAGTTCCCGACCGTCTCGATGGGCCTCGGCCCGCTCGGCGCGATCTACCAGGCCCGGATGAACCGCTACATGGAGGCACGCGGCATCGCCGACACCTCCGGCTCGCACGTGTGGGCGTTCCTCGGCGACGGCGAGATGGACGAGCCGGAGTCGCTGGGCCAGCTCTCCATCGCCGCCCGCGAGGGGCTGGACAACCTGACCTTCGTGGTCAACTGCAACCTCCAGCGGCTCGACGGCCCGGTGCGCGGCAACGGCAAGATCATCCAGGAGCTGGAGTCCCAGTTCCGGGGCGCCGGCTGGAACGTGATCAAGCTGGTGTGGGACCGGAGCTGGGACCCGCTGCTGGCCCAGGACCGGGACGGTGTGCTGGTCAACCGGATGAACACCACCCCGGACGGCCAGTTCCAGACGTACGCCACCGAGTCCGGCGCCTACATCCGGGACCACTTCTTCGGTGACGACCACCGGCTGCGCGCCATGGTCGAGAACATGACCGACGACCAGATCCTGCACCTGGGCCGCGGCGGCCACGACCACCGCAAGATCTACGCGGCGTTCAAGGCGGCCAAGGAGCACAAGGGCCAGCCGACGGTGATCCTGGCCAAGACGGTCAAGGGCTGGACGCTGGGCCCCAACTTCGAGGGCCGCAACGCCACCCACCAGATGAAGAAGCTGACGGTCGACGACCTCAAGGGCTTCCGCGACCGGCTGCACCTGCCGATCACCGACAAGGAGCTGGAGTCCGGCGCCCCGCCGTACTACCACCCCGGCCGGAACTCGGAGGAGATGCAGTACATGCACGACCGGCGCACCTCGCTCGGGGGCTACGTCCCCACGCGTGTCGTGCGCTCCAAGCCGCTCGCGCTGCCCGACGAGAAGGCGTACGCGAGTGTGAAGAAGGGGTCGGGTCAGCAGTCCATCGCCACCACCATGGCGTTCGTGCGGCTGCTGAAGGACCTCATGCGGGACAAGGAGATCGGCAAGCGGTTCGTGCTGATCGCGCCGGACGAGTACCGCACCTTCGGCATGGACTCGTTCTTCCCGAGCGCGAAGATCTACAACCCGCTGGGCCAGCAGTACGAGTCGGTGGACCGCGAGCTGCTGCTCGCCTACAAGGAGTCCCCCACCGGCCAGATGCTGCACGACGGCATCTCCGAGGCGGGCTGCACGGCCTCCCTGATCGCGGCCGGCTCGGCCTACGCCACCCACGGCGAACCGCTGATCCCGGTCTACGTCTTCTACTCGATGTTCGGTTTCCAGCGCACCGGCGACCAGTTCTGGCAGATGGCCGACCAGCTCTCGCGCGGCTTCGTACTGGGCGCGACCGCCGGCCGCACCACGCTGACCGGCGAGGGCCTCCAGCACGCGGACGGCCACTCCCAGCTCCTCGCCTCCACCAACCCGGCCTGCGTGGCCTACGACCCGGCGTACGGGTACGAGATCGCGCACATCGTCGAGGACGGCCTGCGGCGGATGTACGGCGGGGACGAGGAACACCCGCACGGTGAGGACGTCTTCTACTACCTCACCGTCTACAACGAGCCGATCCAGCACCCGGCCGAGCCGGACGGCGTGGACGTCGAGGGCATCCTCAAGGGCATCCACCGGCTGAGCGAGGGCTCCGGCGGCTCGGTCCCGGCGCAGATCATGGCGTCCGGTGTCGCGGTGCCGTGGGCGCTGGAGGCGCAGCGCATCCTCGCCGACGAGTGGGACGTCCGGGCGGACGTCTGGTCGGCGACCTCCTGGAGCGAGCTGCGCCGGGAGGCGGTGGCCTGCGAGGAGCACAACATGCTGCACCCCGAGGAGGAGCAGCGGGTGCCGTTCGTGACCCGCAAACTCGGCGGGGCGGAGGGGCCGTTCGTGGCGGTGTCCGACTGGATGCGGTCGGTGCCGGACCAGATCGCGCGGTGGGTGCCGGGTCCCTACCAGTCCCTCGGGGCGGACGGGTTCGGGTTCGCGGACACGCGCGGCGCGGCTCGGCGCTTCTTCCACATCGACGCGCAGTCGATCGTGGTGGGGGTGCTGACGGAGCTGGCCAAGGAGGGGAAGGTCGACCGGTCGGTGCTGAAGCAGGCCATCGACCGGTACCAGTTGCTGGACGTGAAGGCGGCGGCGCCGGGAGCGGCCGGCGGTGACGCGTAA
- a CDS encoding MFS transporter, which yields MTSQTTIDKTGPEDGSPTDVSPRPATGLRGHPWFTLITVAVGVMMVALDGTIVAIANPAIAKDLHASFSDVQWITNAYFLALAVALITAGKLGDRFGHRQTFLIGVTGFALASGAIGLSDSIPMVVTFRVLQGLFGALLMPAALGLLRATFPAEKLNMAIGIWGMVIGASTAGGPILGGVLVQHVNWQSVFFINVPVGLLALLLGTLILLDHRAENAPRSFDLLGIALLSGAMFCLVWALIKAPAWGWGDGRTWGFIGASALLFVVFAWWETRVAEPLIPLTLFRSVPLSAGVVLMVMMAIAFMGGLFFVTFYLQNVHGLSPVDAGLHLLPLTGMMIVGSPLAGFAITKLGPRIPLAGGMTLTAVAMYGMSTLKADTGSATMSIWFALLGLGLAPVMVGATEVIVGNAPMALSGVAGGLQQAAMQIGGSLGTAVLGAVMASKVDSDLAGNWTGAGLPPLTPTQLDQASQAVQVGVAPVTKQMPPAIIAKVTDVAHDTFISGMSLASLVAAGVAAAAILVALLTRRGVNAEAGAGVGHI from the coding sequence ATGACTAGTCAGACCACCATCGACAAGACGGGACCGGAGGACGGGTCACCCACCGACGTGTCGCCGCGGCCCGCCACGGGACTGCGCGGGCACCCCTGGTTCACCCTGATCACCGTCGCCGTGGGCGTCATGATGGTGGCCCTGGACGGCACCATCGTGGCCATCGCCAACCCGGCCATCGCCAAGGACCTGCACGCGAGCTTCTCCGACGTGCAGTGGATCACCAACGCCTACTTCCTCGCCCTCGCGGTCGCCCTGATCACCGCGGGCAAGCTCGGTGACCGCTTCGGGCACCGGCAGACCTTCCTCATCGGCGTGACCGGCTTCGCGCTGGCCTCCGGCGCGATCGGCCTGTCCGACAGCATCCCGATGGTCGTCACCTTCCGGGTCCTGCAGGGCCTGTTCGGCGCCCTGCTGATGCCGGCCGCGCTCGGCCTGCTGCGGGCCACCTTCCCGGCCGAGAAGCTCAACATGGCGATCGGCATCTGGGGCATGGTCATCGGCGCCTCCACCGCCGGCGGCCCGATCCTCGGCGGTGTGCTGGTCCAGCACGTCAACTGGCAGTCGGTGTTCTTCATCAACGTGCCCGTCGGCCTGCTCGCCCTGCTGCTCGGCACGCTGATCCTGCTCGACCACCGCGCGGAGAACGCCCCGCGCTCCTTCGACCTGCTCGGCATCGCGCTGCTCTCCGGCGCCATGTTCTGCCTGGTCTGGGCGCTGATCAAGGCCCCCGCCTGGGGCTGGGGCGACGGCCGCACCTGGGGCTTCATCGGCGCCTCGGCGCTGCTCTTCGTGGTCTTCGCCTGGTGGGAGACCCGGGTCGCGGAACCGCTGATCCCGCTCACCCTGTTCCGCTCGGTCCCGCTGTCGGCGGGTGTGGTGCTGATGGTGATGATGGCCATCGCCTTCATGGGCGGCCTCTTCTTCGTCACCTTCTACCTGCAGAACGTGCACGGACTCAGCCCGGTCGACGCCGGCCTGCACCTGCTCCCGCTCACCGGCATGATGATCGTCGGCTCCCCGCTGGCCGGCTTCGCCATCACCAAGCTGGGCCCGCGCATCCCGCTCGCGGGCGGCATGACGCTCACCGCGGTCGCCATGTACGGCATGTCCACCCTGAAGGCGGACACCGGCAGCGCGACCATGTCGATCTGGTTCGCCCTCCTCGGCCTCGGCCTCGCCCCGGTCATGGTCGGCGCCACCGAGGTCATCGTCGGCAACGCCCCGATGGCCCTCTCCGGCGTGGCGGGCGGTCTCCAGCAGGCGGCCATGCAGATCGGCGGCAGCCTCGGCACCGCCGTGCTCGGCGCCGTCATGGCCTCCAAGGTCGACAGCGACCTCGCGGGCAACTGGACCGGCGCGGGCCTGCCCCCGCTGACCCCCACTCAGCTCGACCAGGCGTCCCAGGCCGTCCAGGTCGGCGTCGCCCCGGTCACGAAGCAGATGCCCCCGGCGATCATCGCCAAGGTCACCGACGTCGCCCACGACACCTTCATCTCCGGCATGAGCCTCGCCTCCCTGGTGGCGGCAGGCGTGGCGGCGGCCGCCATCCTGGTGGCCCTGCTGACCCGCCGAGGCGTCAACGCGGAGGCGGGCGCAGGGGTGGGCCACATCTAG
- a CDS encoding TetR family transcriptional regulator: METLRERKKRRTREALVRAALELFTTQGYERTTVDEIAEAVDVSQRTFFRYFAGKEDAAFAVQEMTEAHFVAAVRARPPHEPPMEALRQAMLEGWDDIRETVEAVVPVELYLRMYRMIESTPALLAAHLRRSAATEQTIAGLLAEREGVDVDADPRPRLAVAVFAGVIRVTERQWSTGDDFSLAAIRSLTAAYLDQVGPALTGNWRAA; this comes from the coding sequence ATGGAGACGCTGCGCGAGCGCAAGAAGCGGCGTACCCGCGAGGCGCTGGTGCGCGCCGCCCTCGAACTGTTCACCACCCAGGGGTACGAGCGCACGACCGTCGACGAGATCGCCGAGGCGGTGGACGTCTCGCAGCGCACCTTCTTCCGCTACTTCGCGGGCAAGGAGGACGCGGCCTTCGCGGTGCAGGAGATGACGGAGGCCCACTTCGTGGCCGCCGTCCGCGCCCGGCCGCCGCACGAGCCGCCGATGGAGGCGCTCCGGCAGGCCATGCTGGAGGGCTGGGACGACATACGGGAGACCGTCGAGGCGGTCGTCCCGGTCGAGCTGTATCTGCGGATGTACCGCATGATCGAGTCCACGCCCGCGCTGCTCGCCGCGCATCTGCGCCGGTCGGCGGCGACCGAGCAGACCATCGCCGGGCTGCTCGCGGAGCGCGAGGGCGTCGACGTGGACGCCGACCCCCGGCCGAGGCTGGCGGTGGCGGTGTTCGCCGGGGTGATCCGGGTCACCGAGCGGCAGTGGAGCACCGGGGACGACTTCAGCCTGGCGGCCATCCGGAGCCTCACGGCGGCGTACCTCGATCAGGTGGGCCCCGCGCTGACCGGGAACTGGCGCGCGGCCTGA
- a CDS encoding alpha/beta hydrolase, with the protein MTSFGISPQLSVWRTLLALAVVFVMLATTGWTALHTHRESTALRSSLSAWVRDSVHGKPLPDPAKTAPARLARFFGSLTPYDRHDLATRYPLAVGNMNGAPVGLRYEANRVALERERDVEARRVHDNRLSTAGQQDAARRMHRYEALMRPERHILAFDPEGSGRIAEVFGDLRRAQRISVVVPGVDTDLLTFEKSYRPYSAPVGMAKSLYSAERQAAPTTRTAVIAWADYTAPAGLGVDAATAMRAVDGAVRLNALLRGLPGRAEVSMFCHSYGSVVCGVAAPRMPRRVSDIAVAASPGMRAASAAHLNRTARVWAMRDATDWVQDVPYLEVGGLGHGADPVSRAFGARVLSSRDAQGHAGYFQPGTDSLRNLAEVGVGAYGSVTCARGDEACRAGVPDAPAAGRA; encoded by the coding sequence GTGACTTCCTTCGGCATCTCCCCCCAGCTCAGCGTATGGCGCACCCTGCTCGCCCTGGCCGTCGTGTTCGTGATGCTCGCGACCACCGGCTGGACGGCGCTGCACACCCACCGTGAGTCGACCGCGCTGCGGTCCTCCCTGTCCGCGTGGGTGCGCGACAGCGTGCACGGCAAGCCCCTGCCGGACCCGGCGAAGACCGCCCCGGCCCGGCTGGCCCGCTTCTTCGGCTCGCTCACCCCCTACGACCGCCACGACCTGGCGACGCGCTACCCGCTGGCGGTGGGCAACATGAACGGCGCCCCCGTCGGCTTGCGCTACGAGGCCAACCGGGTGGCGCTGGAGCGGGAGCGGGACGTGGAGGCGCGCCGGGTGCACGACAACCGGCTCAGCACCGCCGGCCAGCAGGACGCGGCCCGCCGGATGCACCGGTACGAGGCGCTGATGCGGCCCGAGCGGCACATCCTCGCCTTCGACCCCGAGGGTTCGGGCCGGATCGCCGAGGTCTTCGGCGACCTGCGCCGGGCCCAGCGGATCTCCGTGGTGGTGCCCGGTGTCGACACCGACCTGCTGACCTTCGAGAAGTCCTACCGCCCGTACAGCGCCCCGGTCGGCATGGCCAAGTCGCTGTACTCCGCCGAGCGGCAGGCCGCGCCCACGACCCGTACCGCCGTGATCGCCTGGGCCGACTACACCGCGCCCGCCGGGCTCGGGGTGGACGCGGCGACCGCGATGCGCGCGGTGGACGGCGCCGTGCGGCTGAACGCGCTGCTGCGCGGGCTGCCCGGCCGGGCCGAGGTGTCGATGTTCTGCCACAGCTACGGCTCAGTGGTCTGCGGGGTCGCCGCGCCCCGCATGCCCCGCCGGGTCAGCGACATCGCGGTGGCCGCGAGCCCCGGCATGCGGGCGGCCAGCGCCGCGCATCTGAACCGCACCGCCCGGGTGTGGGCGATGCGGGACGCGACCGACTGGGTGCAGGACGTGCCGTATCTGGAGGTCGGCGGGCTCGGCCACGGCGCCGACCCGGTGTCCCGGGCGTTCGGCGCGCGGGTGCTGTCCTCGCGCGACGCGCAGGGCCACGCCGGTTACTTCCAGCCGGGCACGGACAGCCTGCGCAACCTCGCCGAGGTCGGCGTGGGGGCGTACGGCTCGGTGACGTGCGCCCGCGGGGACGAGGCGTGCCGGGCCGGTGTGCCGGACGCGCCCGCCGCGGGACGCGCGTAG
- a CDS encoding DUF4429 domain-containing protein, with protein sequence MGDVLAGFHAVWEFGPDSVLIRYERGIRTPKLFQALGERRVPLAALEGVSLAEGKRGTVVLRLRPRAGADPLLEAAAGQLPEGLDPYRLVLPAERETLAEYYADELTDALTESGPADRYLIAAPEAPLRFKAYDGKASFDGTSVRFRWSWTGASSAKWKAGDQRFAVADLGGVEWRSPEAFEGYLRLLPNDAGAGDPVPPDQDAATVVFGLGYGPVHESLPFAAAVLAAVRTRGAVAAIPAAAPRRDPADIAERIRHLGELHQAGLVTDEEFSTKKAELLAEL encoded by the coding sequence ATGGGTGACGTACTGGCGGGTTTTCATGCCGTCTGGGAGTTCGGCCCAGACTCCGTGCTCATCCGCTACGAACGGGGGATACGCACGCCGAAACTCTTCCAGGCGCTCGGTGAGCGGCGGGTTCCGCTCGCCGCGCTGGAGGGCGTGAGCCTGGCCGAGGGCAAGCGGGGCACCGTCGTGCTGCGGCTCCGGCCGCGCGCCGGAGCCGACCCGCTGCTGGAGGCGGCGGCCGGCCAGCTTCCCGAGGGCCTGGACCCGTACCGGCTGGTGCTGCCGGCCGAGCGGGAGACGCTGGCCGAGTACTACGCCGACGAGCTGACGGACGCGCTCACCGAGTCCGGCCCCGCCGACCGGTATCTGATCGCCGCCCCCGAGGCTCCGCTCCGCTTCAAGGCGTACGACGGGAAGGCGTCCTTCGACGGGACCTCGGTGCGTTTCCGCTGGTCGTGGACGGGTGCGTCGTCGGCGAAGTGGAAGGCGGGCGACCAGCGGTTCGCGGTCGCGGACCTCGGCGGGGTGGAGTGGCGCTCCCCGGAGGCGTTCGAGGGGTACCTGCGGCTGCTGCCGAACGACGCCGGCGCCGGCGACCCCGTCCCGCCGGACCAGGACGCGGCGACCGTGGTCTTCGGGCTCGGCTACGGGCCGGTGCACGAGTCGCTGCCGTTCGCGGCGGCCGTCCTCGCGGCGGTACGGACGAGGGGCGCAGTGGCCGCGATACCGGCCGCCGCGCCGCGGCGGGACCCGGCCGACATCGCGGAGCGCATCCGCCACCTGGGCGAGCTGCACCAGGCCGGTCTGGTGACCGACGAGGAGTTCTCCACGAAGAAGGCCGAGCTGCTGGCGGAGCTGTGA